The proteins below come from a single Bacteroidales bacterium genomic window:
- the bamD gene encoding outer membrane protein assembly factor BamD, with amino-acid sequence MFKQFIKIALLFLIIGGVAGSCQYDKLLKSSNYKLKYNRALEYYNEGDYVKAQGLFEQLNSVLKATDRADTVSYYLADSYYQQENYILAEHHFQQFHETFENHEWADDAEFLSALCNYKLSPRPALDQGYTRKAIEKFNLFITRHPDHPKVAECHEYINELRDKLAMKAYNAAKLYYDMGDYKAAVVALENCLKRYPNTTHREDIRYLILRSRFLLASNSVQSKEKERFQETLDTYYTFTSEYPNSEHSKEVEKIYDTTQRNLEN; translated from the coding sequence TAGCACTACTGTTTCTGATAATAGGGGGAGTGGCAGGTTCATGCCAATACGACAAGCTCCTGAAAAGTTCGAACTATAAACTGAAATACAACAGAGCCCTGGAGTATTACAATGAGGGGGATTATGTAAAGGCCCAGGGATTGTTCGAACAGTTGAATTCCGTGTTAAAAGCTACCGACAGGGCGGATACCGTTTCATATTATTTGGCAGACAGTTATTATCAACAAGAAAATTACATTTTGGCCGAGCATCATTTTCAACAGTTTCACGAGACATTTGAAAATCACGAATGGGCTGATGATGCTGAATTTCTAAGCGCCTTATGTAATTACAAGCTGTCACCCCGTCCTGCATTGGATCAGGGTTACACGAGAAAGGCCATTGAAAAATTCAATTTGTTTATTACAAGGCATCCCGATCATCCTAAGGTGGCGGAGTGCCATGAATATATCAATGAGTTGCGGGACAAGCTTGCCATGAAGGCATATAATGCGGCCAAGCTTTATTATGATATGGGTGATTATAAGGCGGCTGTTGTTGCATTGGAGAATTGCCTGAAACGTTATCCAAACACTACCCACCGTGAGGATATCCGGTACCTGATACTCAGGTCGAGATTCCTGCTTGCTTCCAACAGCGTTCAGAGCAAGGAAAAAGAGCGTTTTCAGGAAACACTGGATACCTATTATACGTTTACAAGTGAGTATCCCAATAGTGAACATAG